The genomic window CGCCGCGTCGGCCTCGGCCCGCGCCTGGGCGGGCTCGGAGCCCGCCGCGACGGCCGCGTCGTACGCCTTGGACCGCACCTCGGAGTCGAAGTACGGGTACAGGCTGAGCATGCCGTCGTGGATGTCGGACTCCCGCTGCGTCATCTGGAGCTGGGCCGGTGCCCACCAGGAGATCCGCACCTCGTGGCTCGCCCGGGCCCAGACGGGGCGCAGCTCCCGCCACAGCGGGCCGAGCCGGCGGTACATGGACCACGTGGTCCAGGAGTCGCCGAGGCGCTCCCCGGCCAGCGGCAGACAGAAGCCCAGCGCGCAGACCTGCGCCCCGGCGGACGACAGCAGGGGGGCGACGTACGTGCTCAGGTAGTCCAGGTTCCCGCCCTGCCAGCGGGTCGCCACGGCGACCAGCTTGACCGCCGCGAACGGGACGTTGACCAGGAAGCCGAACGCGATGATCAGCAGCCCGGCGCGCAGCCAGCCGCGCACCTGGAGCGCCCAGCGCCAGCACATCACGTTCATCGCGACGCCCGCCACGGTGAACCCGGTCAGGTACAGCACGATCATCTCGCGCAGGTACGGGGCGTTGGCGTAGTACGTGTCGAAGTCCCGTACCCGCTCCACGGGGGCGTCGCCGAGCACGAACAGCAGCGCGATCGCCGCGCACACCGCGCCGTACCCGGCGATCCAGCGGCGCGAGAGGCGGCGCGTCGTCTCGGGCGGGCCGCCGCGCCAGTAGGTGATCAGCACCAGGCAGGAGCCGCTGAACGCGGTCAGCAGCAGATAGACGACGGCCGCCGAGATGTTCGTGACGCCGGTGGCGCGGTTGACCTCGGTGATCGTCGGCGGTGCGGCGAAGCCGAAGACCAGGGCGGCCAGCGTCATCAGCGCGCACACGGATCTGATCAGGGGGTCGCCCCAGTTCCGCAGCAGCGCGGGCGTCTTGAGGGCGAGGGCGATCGTCATCGCGGCGGCCGGAAGGTAGTAGCTGGGCCCGTCCATATCTTCGGCGTCTCGGCGTCTCGGCGTTTCCGCGCCCGCTCAGCCCTGCGGTCCGCGGTAACCCAGCGAGGCCCCGATGCGGCCGGCCAGGTGATCGCGGCCCACGGGCCCGCGCAGCGCCGAACCGGCGAGCCAGGTACGGCACTTGCTGGCCAGCAGCAGTCCGAAGCTCTCGGCGTCCTGCTCGTCCGTCAGGTCGAAACGGGTACGGGCGGCGACCTTCAGCACGGTCGCCCGCAGATCGGCGTCCCGGCTCAATAAGCGCGCGGCGACCGCGGCACCCTCCACGTGCTGGCCGCAGTGCCCGGCCTGCATGTGCCACAGTTCGTGGCCGAGGATCACCAACTGGTGGTCGGGAGCGGTGCGTTCCTCGATGACGACCAGATCCTGCTCGGCCATGTCCAGCCACAGCCCGCTCGCCGTGCCCGGCGGGAACGCGGCCGTGCGGTAGTGGACCGGGCGGCCGCGGCGTCTGCTCATGGCGTCGCACAGGGCCCCGTAGAGGTCGGCGGGGTCCGCCGGTGCCGGCAGCGTGAGTTCGCCGACCAACTCGCCGCACAGACGGCGCATTTCCTTTCCGATGCCCACAGTTCTCCCCCGGTCAGGACTCGGGCCGCTTGACGCTCTCCAGCAGCATGTCCAGCCACTCCGCCACCTTGTCGCGGTGCTGGTCGGTGGGCAGTTGGGCCGCCCGCCAGGCGATGGAGCGCACGCCGTGGTTCTGCAGCAGCCGCTGCAGCGGGTCGTCGGCGGCCTCGGCGGCA from Streptomyces sp. DSM 40750 includes these protein-coding regions:
- a CDS encoding toxin-antitoxin system, toxin component, whose protein sequence is MRRLCGELVGELTLPAPADPADLYGALCDAMSRRRGRPVHYRTAAFPPGTASGLWLDMAEQDLVVIEERTAPDHQLVILGHELWHMQAGHCGQHVEGAAVAARLLSRDADLRATVLKVAARTRFDLTDEQDAESFGLLLASKCRTWLAGSALRGPVGRDHLAGRIGASLGYRGPQG
- a CDS encoding MAB_1171c family putative transporter codes for the protein MDGPSYYLPAAAMTIALALKTPALLRNWGDPLIRSVCALMTLAALVFGFAAPPTITEVNRATGVTNISAAVVYLLLTAFSGSCLVLITYWRGGPPETTRRLSRRWIAGYGAVCAAIALLFVLGDAPVERVRDFDTYYANAPYLREMIVLYLTGFTVAGVAMNVMCWRWALQVRGWLRAGLLIIAFGFLVNVPFAAVKLVAVATRWQGGNLDYLSTYVAPLLSSAGAQVCALGFCLPLAGERLGDSWTTWSMYRRLGPLWRELRPVWARASHEVRISWWAPAQLQMTQRESDIHDGMLSLYPYFDSEVRSKAYDAAVAAGSEPAQARAEADAAMVTAAVRARADDPEGRVISSAVADVPAPPAENPRDLVRMSIALRQSPVVAAAREWAAATRSESDFHERTR